The window TCAACGACGTTGGCAAGGTGATAAGTTGGTAGTCCATCCGTCTTTAACAACACTTGCATGTCTACTTGTGCCCATGGAATCTCAACTTCACCACGTAACATATCATTGATTTTGCAGATACCGTCTTCTGGCACTTTCATGCGAATGACATGTGGTTCGCCTGCAGCTAAACGTTGTTGTACTTCTTCTTGTGTGAGTTTAAGGCCGCGACCATCATATTTAGGTGTTTCACCACGAGCTTGTTGTTCCGCCCGCATTTGGTCAAGCTCCTCTGCTGTTGCAAAGCAGTAGAAAGCATGACCTTTTTCAACCAATTCAAGCGCATATTGTTTATAAATTCCCATGCGTTCTGATTGGCGATAAGGCGCATGTAGACCTCCAACATCCGGACCTTCAGACCAGTTTAGACCTAACCAACGTAATGAGTCTAAAATCATTTTTTCAGATTCAGGTGTTGAACGCAGTTGATCCGTATCTTCAATACGTAAAATAAATTCACCACCGTGCTGTTTAGCAAAACATAAATTAAATAATGCAATATAAGCAGTACCTACATGTGGAAAACCTGTAGGAGAGGGAGCAATACGGGTACGAACTTTCATAGGTAAGCAGGACGTTAAATTAGAATTGAAGCTATTATAACGAAAAAGCCTAGTCACGACATGACTAGGCTTGATTTAAACATGCGAAGGGTTACATATTTAAAAATTAAGAATTGTGCGGTTGGAATATCGTCTGTACAAAACGTGAAAAGCGTTCATGTTGACTGGCAAAAAATGTTTGAGTCGGTGTTGTCCGAATTGTATTTAACATTTTGAGCTCATCATCTGTAGATGGTAACATCGCAGTATTGCGTTTTTGTTGGTCAAGTGCCTTCACAATTGGTGATGCAGTTTTTTCCATAGTTTTTAGGTTGTTATTTTCTTTAATTGCGGCAGCATGTCCCATTTGCACAGAACATACTAAAAATAAACTGAGGCATAATGTTTTTTTCATTTCTAATGCTCGCATTGCTAACATCCCCTTCATTAATTGAGTCTAAAAGACTAACTAAGCAAATATAGTATTGCTTTAATAATACGATTCAAACATAAATCTTAATAAAAAAGTAGAACTACGTCACACTTTTTACAAAAATAATAAAATTTATAGCTATTAATACCTACTAACTATAACAGTTCGTCTACTTTGTATACAAGGTGAATTTAGCAAGCAAATGTGTAGAAAACATGGATTGATAGCTTGAATGGTATAAAAAACGGTTTTACCTATGAAAAGTTAAGAATTCTCTACAAAAAGTCGTTTGGTGCTAGCTTAAAACAAGGTGATAATGTGCAGTTACATTTTTAGCTGTTGATTTATCTCTTATGTCGCATATTTCTGTCTTACTTCACGAAACGGTTGATGGCGTATTGGCAGGTCGCGACACGGGTGTTTATGTCGATGCAACCTTTGGTCGTGGTGGTCATACCAAGCTGCTACTCTCTAAGCTTGATCAAAATGCACGTGTTTATGCCTTTGATAAAGACCCACAGGCACTCGAGGTTGCAGCTCAGTTAGAACAAGAAGATCCTCGCTTTAAAATTATCCATGCCAGTTTTGCAGATATTCAAGCTGAATTGGCCAAGATCGGTATTGTTGAAGTTGACGGAATTATGGCAGATCTTGGCGTGTCTTCTCCTCAGCTTGATCAAGCGGAACGTGGTTTTAGCTTTATGCAAGATGGCCCTCTTGATATGCGCATGGATAATTCTCAAGGTCTGACCGCCGCAGAGTGGCTACTTGAAATTGAAGAAGAAAAACTAGCCAATATTATTTACCAATATGGTGAAGAGCGTTATAGCCGACGTATTGCAAAGGCAATTAAGTTGGCTGGTGAAATCACAACTACAGCTCAACTCGCTGAGATTGTTAAAGTAGCTCACCCTAAATGGGAGAAACACAAACACCCAGCAACTCGGACTTTCCAAGCAATTCGCATTGCAATTAACAAAGAACTAGATGATATTGAGATATTTTTGCCGCAAGCTGTAGAATTATTAAAACCAGCAGGACAATTGGCAGTGATTAGCTTCCATTCTCTGGAAGATCGTTTGATCAAACAATTTATTCAAAAAGAATCAAGTTTGGCTGAAGATCACGGCTGGGGCATGCCTCAAGCACAAGTTGATACTCGCCGTTTGAAGAAGGTTTCTCGTATTCGTGCGAGTGAAGCAGAAGTAAAAGCAAATCCTCGTTCACGTAGTGCATGGTTACGTGTGGCGGAGCGTTTAGAGAAAAAAGGCAAATAATGAACAACAAAAATGATGACGAGGTGATAACAAGCAGTAAAACAGGACTTAAAAAAGTGATTGTTTATGCTGCACTCGTTGCACTGGTGTTCACAAGTGCATTAATGGTGGTGTTTCAAGTGTTTGAATACAGACATGATTATCGTGATTTGAGTGCGCAAATGCGTGAAAGAGATGATCTGAATGCAGAGTGGGGACGTTTGTTGATTGAACAGCAAACTTTTGGTGCAACTGCACAAATCGGCTCACGTGCTGTGACCCAACTCCGTATGTTTTCACCGCCTGCATCCCAAACGGTTGTGATTTCTTTACCAACGACTTCAAAGCAAGACAAATAAGGCACGCTGTATGGTAGATAAGCGAAATAAACCAACACGAAAAAAACAGCAATCCATTTCGGCTAAACCAACACTGGCTTTGGATATGTGGCGGTTTTATTTGCTTTGGGGGGCGGTATTATTCTGTTTTATTGTGATTGTTGCACGTGCTTTCTATGTACAGGTTATCAATAAAGATTTTCTCCAGAATAAGGCCAATGCAAATATTCTACGGACAGAGCGCTTAGAGGCAATGCGTGGAGTGATTAGTGATCGCCATGGAGTGCCTTTAGCAATAAGTACGCCGATCATGAAGATCGTGATAGATCCGAGAGACTATTGGGATGCCAAGACCCAATTTGATGAGATTACTGCAGAACTTAAAAAAGATCCGAATAATCGTCGATTAAAACGGCAGTTACCGAATAAAAATCTAAATTTAGATGAATTGGCAGATGTCGTTGGGATTGATCGTAAAACGTTAAAGAAACAAATGGCGGATCGGGCAAGATCTCGTTATTTGGTGTTACAGCGCGAAGTGCCACCACAACAAGCTGACTTGATTCTAAAGCATAACTTCCAAGGAGTTTATACGGAGAAAAGCTATAAACGCTATTA is drawn from Acinetobacter suaedae and contains these coding sequences:
- a CDS encoding DUF4179 domain-containing protein, with protein sequence MGHAAAIKENNNLKTMEKTASPIVKALDQQKRNTAMLPSTDDELKMLNTIRTTPTQTFFASQHERFSRFVQTIFQPHNS
- the rsmH gene encoding 16S rRNA (cytosine(1402)-N(4))-methyltransferase RsmH; this encodes MSHISVLLHETVDGVLAGRDTGVYVDATFGRGGHTKLLLSKLDQNARVYAFDKDPQALEVAAQLEQEDPRFKIIHASFADIQAELAKIGIVEVDGIMADLGVSSPQLDQAERGFSFMQDGPLDMRMDNSQGLTAAEWLLEIEEEKLANIIYQYGEERYSRRIAKAIKLAGEITTTAQLAEIVKVAHPKWEKHKHPATRTFQAIRIAINKELDDIEIFLPQAVELLKPAGQLAVISFHSLEDRLIKQFIQKESSLAEDHGWGMPQAQVDTRRLKKVSRIRASEAEVKANPRSRSAWLRVAERLEKKGK
- the ftsL gene encoding cell division protein FtsL, giving the protein MNNKNDDEVITSSKTGLKKVIVYAALVALVFTSALMVVFQVFEYRHDYRDLSAQMRERDDLNAEWGRLLIEQQTFGATAQIGSRAVTQLRMFSPPASQTVVISLPTTSKQDK